The following coding sequences are from one Trypanosoma brucei gambiense DAL972 chromosome 2, complete sequence window:
- a CDS encoding RNA-binding protein, putative — protein sequence MQQYTLRVAGLADGTADDAVREFFTRFGEVTECSVAGTEATVSYKNQDDYAEALRMDGCEFDVGVTLKVEAVEKTTEDVPQADGAGAGSAEDAAGEVSNGANRDGLSDTGNTEESNKQKRFRDDYKVAVRHLPDDATEQQLRNMFQSAGTILDFFLEPRRRYAFVGFDSREAVEAALKMTGTELNGTIINVELKRTVSRESQLEMKVVVKNLPPDVTENSIRNFFAAVGEPVDIFIHERKMFAFVGFADESACAAAIQMDGTEMDGHRVQIERRQRQRCFKCNKEGHVATQCRGEPTCRTCGRPGHMARDCRMQPGSYDRNRGGNMGAMGRMGHAPPGGYYMGPMGGDRRGDVGRRPPYNDRRVGGEYDRRRPRSRSRSPSYERRHRRRSRSRSRSRTRSRSPKRFTRERERGRDRSRSPSRRRYPREGERPRVRDDRVRD from the coding sequence ATGCAACAATATACCCTTCGGGTGGCTGGACTTGCCGACGGAACCGCCGACGACGCGGTTCGTGAATTTTTTACCCGCTTTGGTGAAGTGACGGAATGCAGCGTCGCTGGGACGGAGGCGACAGTTTCCTACAAGAACCAAGACGATTACGCGGAAGCTCTAAGAATGGATGGTTGTGAATTCGATGTTGGAGTAACACTGAAAGTGGAGGCCGTGGAAAAGACGACGGAGGATGTTCCGCAGGCAGACGGCGCGGGGGCGGGTTCTGCTGAGGATGCCGCGGGAGAGGTCTCCAATGGGGCAAATCGTGATGGCCTGTCGGATACGGGAAATACAGAGGAAAGCAATAAGCAGAAACGCTTTCGTGACGACTACAAGGTTGCTGTACGTCACCTTCCTGATGACGCAACGGAACAGCAACTACGGAATATGTTTCAAAGCGCAGGTACTATTTTGGATTTCTTTCTGGAACCCCGTCGTCGCTACGCCTTTGTTGGGTTTGACAGCCGCGAAGCTGTTGAAGCTGCTCTAAAAATGACCGGCACAGAACTCAACGGCACCATCATTAATGTCGAGCTCAAGCGGACAGTGAGTCGGGAGAGTCAACTGGAGATGAAGGTCGTCGTCAAGAACCTTCCACCAGATGTAACAGAGAACTCTATTCGCAATTTTTTCGCGGCAGTTGGCGAGCCGGTGGATATTTTTATTCATGAAAGGAAGATGTTCGCCTTTGTTGGTTTTGCAGACGAAAGTGCCTGTGCGGCTGCCATTCAGATGGACGGTACGGAGATGGATGGGCACCGTGTGCAGATTGAGAGGCGTCAGCGACAACGGTGCTTCAAATGTAATAAAGAGGGTCACGTTGCCACTCAGTGCCGTGGTGAGCCAACCTGCCGCACCTGCGGTCGTCCGGGTCACATGGCGAGGGATTGTCGCATGCAGCCCGGCTCGTACGACCGCAACCGTGGGGGTAATATGGGCGCAATGGGACGTATGGGACATGCACCCCCTGGTGGTTATTACATGGGTCCTATGGGTGGTGACAGACGAGGGGATGTTGGCAGAAGGCCTCCTTACAATGACCGTCGTGTGGGTGGTGAATACGACAGGCGGCGGCCCCGTTCCCGGTCCCGCTCACCCTCGTACGAACGCCGGCACCGACgccgcagccgcagccgCAGTCGCAGTCGAACTCGCAGCCGCAGTCCCAAGCGATTCACACGGGAGCGGGAACGGGGCCGTGACCGAAGTCGCAGTCCATCACGCCGAAGGTACCCGCGTGAGGGGGAGCGGCCCCGCGTGCGTGACGACCGCGTAAGGGACTGA
- a CDS encoding dolichyl-P-Man:Man7GlcNAc2-PP-dolichylalpha6-ma nn osyltransferase,putative, with protein MTVLSFFSFLFLLACVISVEIVCPYTKVEESFGMQAMHDFLLCGKRACFDHLSSPGVVPRTFTGPWFVASLAMLPFLCDVNYVVRFLLEPLKYVVAGDVAWLVRLVEDVGLVGSSEELFALFPMLASNMCRVTLGVVTCCALGYVGCGIDSAAKWEKFKSTSSRVAAARCPVSMRHASSVFYLLCLSQFHLVFYATRPLPNTYGLIMCTLACGATCRGKYYWAIALLSATSALFRCDVLVLLAPYSLFLLLRGDITLLRGVAVGICSVAAVVIFSIGMDSYLWGRLVWPEAVVLLFNTAENQSWRWGRLPVYWYVLVALPRSLLFLYPLWLTLVCMAWGNIYFALHRLSGAGRREGTTSEEPSPAAAHCALWVSLDTSERYADLLVPSSLFIVLYSLLPHKEVRFLMIVFPWLLVPLAAAGTRLWDECFARPLSSCTLEVTKGKGIVQGRATPVKWRNEGANLRSRGDGKGGFNVRPRWFLACLTRRSVIASLIVLLYTMQLATVLLSVYLSADNYPGSEALRRLHHAVEKDVRNSSSCLSRRLTTRTNRSNSISVFIDAYAAMTGISRFQKVHKIPRRNPTNSTFATAGASQQVSDRFVKLLTFPFRALMSVGRSIVVGDTGPHDEELFGTGNVPSPAVVSGGDSSRTEVSDAFSLSILLQRRGLEMQYIKEEIRFDETNDLYNSEGIDYVISRYSQRELHRKHGEYNEIAVVHESNRLHMLKLRLMQLFWLRKRHEVADQADPEGKPFLIALGPRC; from the coding sequence ATGACTGTTTTATcgttttttagttttttatttttgttggctTGTGTCATTTCTGTTGAAATAGTTTGCCCTTATACGAAAGTGGAGGAGAGCTTCGGTATGCAGGCGATGCAtgattttttgctttgtggTAAAAGAGCATGTTTTGACCATTTAAGCTCGCCTGGGGTGGTTCCTCGAACGTTTACTGGTCCTTGGTTTGTTGCGTCGTTGGCGATGTTGCCGTTTCTCTGTGATGTGAATTATGTCGTAAGGTTCCTATTGGAACCATTGAAGTATGTTGTTGCGGGAGATGTTGCATGGTTGGTTCGACTGGTGGAGGATGTTGGTCTTGTGGGTTCTTCTGAGGAGTTGTTTGCGTTGTTTCCAATGCTTGCTTCTAACATGTGTCGGGTGACCTTGGGCGTCGTCACCTGCTGTGCTCTCGGTTATGTTGGTTGTGGTATTGACAGTGCTGCGAAATGGGAAAAATTCAAGAGCACATCTTCACGTGTTGCCGCAGCCAGGTGCCCTGTCAGTATGCGGCATGCTTCGAGTGTGTTTTACTTGTTGTGCCTGTCGCAATTTCATTTGGTATTTTATGCAACGCGGCCGTTGCCCAACACGTACGGACTTATAATGTGTACTCTAGCATGTGGTGCTACTTGCCGTGGCAAATACTATTGGGCAATTGCACTGCTCAGCGCTACCTCAGCGTTGTTTCGATGTGATGTTCTGGTCTTGCTGGCACCTTACTCTTTATTCTTGTTGTTGAGAGGTGACATCACGTTGCTGCGTGGCGTCGCGGTGGGCATCTGTTCGGTGGCTGCTGTCGTTATCTTCAGTATTGGGATGGATAGCTACTTGTGGGGGAGGTTGGTGTGGCCGGAAGCCGTGGTTCTCCTGTTTAACACCGCAGAGAATCAATCGTGGAGGTGGGGAAGGCTGCCCGTATATTGGTACGTGCTGGTGGCACTGCCGCGCAGCTTGCTCTTTCTGTATCCATTGTGGCTTACTTTAGTGTGCATGGCGTGGGGGAACATATATTTTGCATTGCATAGGTTGTCGGGCGCGGgcagaagagaaggaacaaCTAGTGAAGAACCGTCACCTGCTGCAGCCCACTGTGCGCTTTGGGTGTCTCTGGACACCAGCGAGCGGTATGCTGACTTATTGGTACCGTCAAGTCTCTTCATCGTATTGTACAGTTTGCTTCCCCACAAGGAAGTTCGGTTTTTGATGATTGTGTTTCCCTGGTTGCTGGTGCCCCTAGCGGCGGCTGGTACACGCCTATGGGACGAGTGTTTCGCGCGGCCACTGTCATCTTGCACATTGGAGgtgacaaaaggaaagggaattgTACAGGGGCGTGCTACGCCAGTAAAGTGGAGGAATGAGGGTGCAAACCTGCGCAGCAGAGGAGATGGGAAGGGTGGTTTTAATGTCAGGCCGAGGTGGTTTCTTGCTTGCTTAACCCGGCGCTCTGTCATCGCATCTTTGATAGTCCTCTTGTACACTATGCAGCTCGCGACCGTTTTGCTTTCTGTGTACTTGAGCGCTGATAATTACCCGGGGTCCGAGGCTCTACGACGTCTTCACCACGCTGTAGAAAAAGATGTTAGGAACTCGTCCTCGTGTCTAAGTCGGCGCCTAACCACAAGAACGAACAGGAGCAACTCTATTTCTGTCTTCATTGACGCCTATGCAGCAATGACTGGAATCAGCCGCTTCCAGAAGGTGCATAAAATACCGAGGCGGAACCCCACAAATAGCACATTTGCAACCGCTGGCGCTTCACAGCAGGTGTCGGATCGCTTTGTTAAACTTTTGACATTTCCTTTCCGCGCGCTAATGAGTGTCGGACGATCAATAGTTGTTGGCGACACTGGGCCTCATGATGAAGAATTGTTTGGGACGGGCAATGTGCCATCCCCCGCTGTTGTTAGTGGTGGCGATAGCAGCCGCACAGAGGTATCAGATGCCTTCAGTCTTTCGATATTGCTTCAGAGACGCGGGCTGGAGATGCAATACATTAAGGAAGAAATACGATTTGACGAAACTAATGACTTGTACAACTCTGAAGGCATAGATTACGTGATTTCGCGGTACTCGCAGCGGGAGCTTCACCGCAAGCACGGGGAGTACAATGAAATCGCAGTCGTGCATGAGTCCAATAGACTGCATATGCTCAAATTGCGGCTTATGCAGTTGTTTTGGTTGCGGAAACGACATGAGGTTGCGGACCAGGCGGACCCGGAGGGAAAACCTTTCCTTATTGCCCTTGGTCCACGTTGTTGA
- a CDS encoding ribosomal protein L11, putative, whose translation MLRACGVLQLRARPKTVCVEPGSNRLPEALVVEKARDIFGRPEFPGKRVLHNWRFFIKAGKAATGPPVGQEFSKLGLKAMDFAKVFNDRTKPHFKEDVELIVRIQVYFDKSYLFTIEPPPTAWFILRALRKKRRETGPVPLRGHYCALMTLEMAYEIAKMKPLCWGRPEYPLLETRVRRVVGQARRMGVCFIGVDTPYSSPVKDMTEQQYTEECERYRGIHMEQYTTLRQRELEEAPLIERLHRPNMSPLTDEQIEEGLRDPCLLDTLWRASHPLSPYHRDLRERELARRYLNARGWVKDMTPEEMRIVFMNYRLPEGEKRKQMDVAAMSGEVYWTRDGAQL comes from the coding sequence ATGCTCCGCGCGTGTGGCGTCCTTCAACTAAGGGCACGGCCCAAGACGGTGTGTGTAGAACCTGGTTCAAACCGACTGCCTGAAGCTTTGGTGGTTGAGAAGGCGAGGGATATATTTGGGCGACCTGAATTTCCTGGGAAGCGTGTATTGCACAACTGGCGTTTCTTTATTAAGGCTGGGAAGGCGGCGACGGGTCCTCCCGTGGGACAAGAGTTTTCGAAACTTGGGCTGAAGGCGATGGATTTTGCGAAGGTGTTCAATGACCGGACGAAGCCACACTTCAAGGAAGATGTCGAGCTGATTGTTCGCATCCAAGTGTACTTTGACAAATCGTATCTTTTTACAATTGAACCGCCACCTACTGCGTGGTTCATTCTGCGTGCACTTCGGAAGAAGCGGCGGGAGACGGGACCTGTGCCGCTGCGAGGGCACTACTGTGCTCTGATGACATTGGAGATGGCATACGAAATAGCGAAAATGAAACCGTTGTGTTGGGGACGTCCAGAGTACCCGTTACTGGAGACCCGTGTACGACGCGTTGTTGGGCAAGCCAGGCGGATGggtgtttgtttcattgGCGTAGATACACCTTACAGTTCCCCCGTGAAAGATATGACTGAGCAGCAGTACACGGAGGAATGCGAAAGGTACAGGGGTATACACATGGAACAATATACTACGTTGAGGCAGCGTGAACTTGAAGAGGCACCACTGATTGAGCGGTTGCACCGGCCCAATATGTCACCACTGACGGATGAACAGATTGAGGAGGGTTTGCGTGACCCCTGTTTACTGGATACCCTGTGGAGAGCGAGCCACCCACTGAGCCCTTATCATCGTGATTTGAGGGAGCGGGAACTTGCTCGACGTTACTTGAATGCACGAGGTTGGGTGAAGGACATGACGCCAGAGGAGATGCGTATTGTTTTTATGAATTACCGACTCCCTGAAGGTGAGAAGCGGAAGCAGATGGACGTGGCTGCAATGAGTGGGGAGGTGTACTGGACGCGTGATGGGGCGCAGCTGTGA